In Siniperca chuatsi isolate FFG_IHB_CAS linkage group LG20, ASM2008510v1, whole genome shotgun sequence, the following proteins share a genomic window:
- the chrm3b gene encoding muscarinic acetylcholine receptor M1 produces the protein MNLTSSSDSINFLTNSSPSIRDQPDTTIIVEPAILGGSYQELAILSDSVSGWKQHNVSQGGNFTDSPINRTLMLPAEDFDPLGGHTIWQVIIIVFLTGSLSLVTVVGNILVLVSFKINKALKTVNNYYLLSLAFADLTIGTLSMNLYTTYIIMDQWALGPVVCDLWLAIDYVASNASVMNLLVISFDRYFSVTRPLTYRAKRTTKRAMTMIGLAWSISFILWAPAILFWQYIVGERTVQPNECYIQFLSEPIITFCTAIAAFYLPVTIMAILFWKIYQETEKRAKDVQGLKGSGSGSSPSQAQNQGSGSERAGGEGVTNSQGLSAMLRQISSKSCSTYELNQLASEKNNEDNVSIPGGMGSRGRCGVFCFQFSSLLPGRHASKRSVNTTTTTVGETEQSSSNSFNNNEVGVSGDQSGSEEEADGADPSRPPTDGKKSRKVKKNKCKQPSSSNKIRKGSQSNPVTSSPADQTPIAITMKDAAVAKRFASKAKTEINKRKNEKKANEKKAARTLSAILFAFIMTWLPYNIMVLVNTFCQDCIPETLWALGYWLCYVNSTVNPMCYALCNKTFRTTFRDILMCQWNQRKNKPHFHQRKAVAFRKKDPM, from the exons GTGGTTCTTACCAGGAGTTGGCCATATTATCTGACAGTGTTAGTGGGTGGAAGCAGCATAATGTCAGTCAAGGAGGGAACTTCACTGATTCACCAATTAACAGGACATTAATGCTGCCAGCAGAGGACTTTGACCCATTAGGAGGACATACTATCTGGCAG GTCATCATAATTGTCTTCCTCACTGGATCACTTTCTCTTGTCACTGTTGTTGGCAACATCCTAGTGTTGGTGTCGTTCAAGATCAATAAGGCACTGAAGACAGTGAACAACTACTACCTACTTAGCCTAGCATTTGCTGACCTCACCATTGGCACACTGTCAATGAACCTGTATACCACCTACATCATCATGGATCAGTGGGCTCTGGGGCCAGTGGTCTGTGACTTGTGGCTTGCAATAGACTACGTGGCCAGTAACGCCTCAGTCATGAACCTTCTTGTCATCAGCTTTGACAG GTATTTCTCTGTGACCAGACCTTTGACCTACCGGGCCAAGCGTACAACTAAGCGGGCCATGACCATGATTGGATTAGCCTGGTCCATCTCTTTCATTCTCTGGGCCCCAGCCATCCTGTTCTGGCAGTACATTGTGGGTGAGCGGACAGTCCAGCCTAATGAGTGCTACATCCAGTTTCTGTCTGAGCCCATCATTACATTCTGCACTGCTATTGCTGCGTTCTATTTGCCAGTAACTATTATGGCAATCCTGTTTTGGAAGATCTATCAAGAGACAGAGAAGCGTGCTAAAGATGTACAAGGTCTCAAGGGATCTGGGTCAGGCAGTAGCCCAAGCCAGGCTCAAAATCAAGGGAGTGGTAGTGAAAGAGCTGGTGGAGAAGGTGTGACTAACAGCCAGGGTTTGTCAGCCATGCTGCGCCAAATTAGCTCTAAAAGCTGCAGCACCTATGAACTAAATCAGCTGGCTTCAGAGAAGAACAACGAGGACAATGTCAGCATACCAGGAGGAATGGGAAGCAGAGGAAGGTGTGGCGTGTTCTGCTTCCAGTTTTCATCACTGCTGCCAGGTCGCCATGCATCCAAGAGGTCTGTCAACACCACAACAACTACTGTTGGtgagacagagcagagcagcagtaaCAGCTTTAACAACAATGAAGTTGGTGTCTCTGGGGACCAGTCAGGTTCAGAGGAGGAAGCTGATGGTGCAGACCCATCAAGGCCTCCAACAG ATGGTAAGAAATCTAGAAAGGTGAAGAAAAACAAGTGTAAGCAACCATCGTCATCCAACAAAATTCGAAAAGGGTCACAATCAAACCCTGTCACCTCATCGCCCGCTGACCAAACACCTATTGCCATCACCATGAAAGATGCTGCGGTGGCCAAACGCTTTGCCTCTAAGGCCAAGACAGAGATCAACAAGcgcaagaatgaaaaaaaggcaaatgagAAGAAAGCAGCACGGACACTCAGCGCCATCCTGTTTGCCTTCATTATGACATGGTTACCATACAACATCATGGTGTTGGTCAACACGTTCTGTCAGGACTGTATTCCAGAAACTCTTTGGGCACTGGGCTACTGGTTGTGTTATGTTAACAGCACAGTCAACCCAATGTGCTATGCCCTGTGTAACAAGACCTTTCGGACAACTTTCAGGGATATTTTGATGTGCCAGTGGAATCAAAGGAAGAACAAGCCTCATTTTCATCAGAGGAAGGCTGTGGCTTTCAGGAAAAAAGACCCAATGTAG